A genomic segment from Truepera sp. encodes:
- a CDS encoding BTAD domain-containing putative transcriptional regulator: MFDVRPATNPLLLRRERLLERLPDRPGHVVWLEAPYGYGKSVLAAQWAQTLEDEGWRVVWLSLAGREPKPTIAQALELPANAPWGVIIDELWRCQTLLVLEDLDGSEDLSLVLGQVGGLILLASRQSLPYPGLLRLRTERRLTQLSSDQLAFTKQEAAELFSDTPGGDEAWRLTHGWSLPLHFAALTGDLPQHASLLEGVRRSVSDRAWRELLFLATVEVLPKSAAVAATGDLVRSGFLQNLEGGYRLHPLMAESVLGSHRERAVAELATQAGRLEPAVRAAAFERVGDVDGLAQLLASGEGGLYQSAPEEFLRWETATPSDNGLQRRAHVTIARLVLNQFEPAAADALELVAEEGLPTRLRARLVSNAISRLAAAKRLEVAAAFEKKAYELLNDIEPLEAASMLRNLATLDFVRGDFAQMEARLRAGLGFLANSEAGQATTNVEFRLRANLNLLAWEVRGEIDEPLASQLELLSRPDLDDTANVMLRQNLAVSYALKGEEDKALEQLRIASGSASTYSRLLLRQMTAYFEGDLQAFPGLLTAARRWETFEMSERVSALWLRALRRAGDPVTAFDLLDVLEIGPFTKLELVWAEVNRGGLERARQLVAETRGAYPYREFQLHWHAANYLVERTPEALEALFALTRNGTDALRYTMVPLSTLPQDRPELSVGYPLEQVLAAGWEAAVKLRLAEIPPLEVRLLGEVRVTRMGEDLQLTDRQRELITLLALGATREAIGEEMWPEADVKKQRNNLGVQLNLLRKLLEPWGVTTFLGERSLRHFRTDLQELEDAIDAADAPRVLNMYEEPLAPGVEVGLVADQRYDLRERVVQALLSAALTTANDGALSYLKRVMELEPLHEEALQALLVILQGMGRRGEALKQFRRFEEQLNQETGLAPHPKTVSLASSG, encoded by the coding sequence ATGTTCGACGTAAGACCAGCGACGAACCCGCTTCTCCTTCGGCGTGAGCGACTGCTGGAGCGCCTTCCAGATAGGCCCGGCCACGTCGTTTGGCTCGAGGCGCCTTACGGGTACGGCAAGAGCGTCTTGGCCGCCCAGTGGGCGCAGACGCTCGAGGACGAGGGATGGCGGGTCGTGTGGCTGTCCTTGGCGGGCCGCGAGCCCAAGCCAACTATCGCGCAGGCTCTCGAGCTACCCGCCAACGCCCCTTGGGGCGTGATCATCGATGAGCTCTGGCGTTGTCAGACCCTTCTCGTGCTCGAGGATCTGGACGGCAGCGAGGACCTCTCCTTGGTGTTGGGCCAAGTTGGGGGGCTCATCCTCCTTGCGAGCAGGCAGTCGCTGCCGTATCCGGGGCTGTTGCGGCTTCGAACCGAACGGCGCCTCACCCAGTTGAGCTCCGACCAATTGGCGTTCACCAAGCAGGAGGCCGCCGAGCTGTTCTCGGACACGCCAGGCGGCGACGAGGCCTGGCGCCTTACCCACGGTTGGTCGCTGCCCCTGCACTTCGCGGCCTTGACGGGCGACCTACCGCAGCACGCTAGCCTGCTCGAAGGCGTCAGGCGCAGCGTCAGCGACCGCGCATGGCGCGAGCTTCTCTTCCTCGCCACCGTGGAAGTGCTTCCTAAGTCGGCCGCCGTCGCGGCCACCGGCGACCTCGTGCGGTCCGGGTTCTTGCAGAACCTCGAGGGCGGCTACAGGCTCCACCCTTTGATGGCCGAGAGTGTCCTTGGCTCGCACCGGGAGCGCGCGGTGGCGGAACTCGCGACCCAGGCCGGGCGCCTCGAACCTGCCGTTCGCGCGGCCGCTTTCGAACGAGTGGGTGATGTTGACGGCCTCGCACAGTTGCTGGCAAGCGGCGAGGGAGGGTTGTATCAGAGCGCGCCGGAGGAGTTCTTGCGTTGGGAAACCGCAACGCCGAGCGACAACGGCCTCCAGCGGCGCGCGCACGTAACCATCGCGCGGCTCGTCCTCAACCAGTTCGAGCCCGCGGCAGCCGATGCCCTTGAGCTCGTGGCGGAAGAGGGTCTTCCGACGAGGCTACGCGCTCGGCTCGTCTCCAACGCCATCTCTAGGCTAGCGGCCGCGAAACGCTTAGAAGTGGCCGCAGCCTTCGAGAAGAAGGCCTACGAGCTGCTGAACGACATCGAGCCGCTAGAGGCTGCTTCCATGCTGCGGAACCTGGCGACTCTCGATTTCGTGCGCGGCGACTTCGCTCAGATGGAGGCTCGGCTGCGTGCCGGTCTCGGTTTCCTGGCGAACAGCGAGGCCGGTCAGGCGACGACGAATGTGGAGTTCAGGCTGCGCGCCAACCTGAACCTCCTGGCCTGGGAGGTTCGCGGGGAGATCGATGAACCATTGGCCTCCCAGCTGGAACTCCTGTCACGGCCGGACCTGGACGACACCGCCAATGTGATGTTGCGGCAGAACCTCGCTGTCAGTTACGCGCTCAAGGGCGAGGAGGACAAGGCCCTCGAGCAACTGCGGATTGCGAGCGGCAGTGCCTCGACCTACTCGCGGCTTCTCTTGCGCCAGATGACCGCCTACTTCGAGGGCGACCTACAAGCCTTCCCCGGCCTGCTTACGGCGGCGCGGCGCTGGGAGACCTTCGAGATGAGCGAGCGAGTCAGCGCCCTGTGGCTGCGCGCCCTGAGGCGCGCGGGCGACCCCGTCACTGCCTTCGACCTCCTAGACGTCCTCGAGATCGGTCCATTCACGAAACTCGAGCTGGTCTGGGCGGAGGTGAACAGGGGCGGCCTGGAGCGCGCCCGTCAGCTCGTCGCCGAGACCCGCGGCGCCTACCCGTACCGTGAGTTCCAACTCCACTGGCACGCCGCCAACTACCTGGTAGAGCGCACGCCGGAGGCGCTCGAGGCCCTGTTCGCCCTGACGCGCAACGGCACCGACGCGCTGCGGTACACGATGGTGCCGCTCTCGACGTTGCCGCAAGACCGCCCGGAGCTGTCCGTCGGTTACCCGCTCGAACAAGTGCTGGCGGCCGGCTGGGAGGCGGCGGTGAAGCTGCGCCTGGCCGAGATCCCGCCGCTCGAGGTGCGCCTGCTGGGTGAGGTGCGCGTGACCAGGATGGGTGAGGATCTGCAGCTCACCGATCGCCAGCGCGAGCTCATCACGCTCCTGGCCCTAGGTGCGACCAGGGAGGCGATCGGCGAGGAGATGTGGCCCGAGGCCGACGTCAAGAAGCAGCGCAACAACCTCGGGGTCCAGCTGAACCTCCTTCGCAAGCTGCTCGAACCCTGGGGGGTCACCACGTTCCTTGGCGAGAGGAGCCTCAGGCACTTCCGGACCGACCTCCAGGAGCTCGAAGACGCCATAGACGCCGCCGATGCCCCGCGGGTACTGAACATGTATGAAGAACCGCTCGCCCCGGGCGTGGAGGTCGGCCTCGTAGCCGATCAGCGCTACGACCTCCGCGAACGCGTCGTGCAGGCGCTACTCTCTGCCGCACTCACGACCGCGAACGACGGCGCGCTGAGTTACCTCAAACGTGTCATGGAACTGGAGCCCCTCCACGAGGAGGCGCTTCAGGCCCTGCTCGTCATCCTTCAGGGCATGGGCAGGCGCGGGGAAGCCCTGAAACAGTTCCGGAGGTTCGAGGAGCAGTTGAACCAGGAGACCGGTCTGGCTCCCCACCCCAAGACGGTCTCACTGGCATCTTCCGGTTGA